A part of Cannabis sativa cultivar Pink pepper isolate KNU-18-1 chromosome 6, ASM2916894v1, whole genome shotgun sequence genomic DNA contains:
- the LOC115724550 gene encoding glycine-rich protein 5-like yields the protein MASFKCLWFIALVASSCLFMSSESRIVARKELGLDLGGLGNLGIGIGAGIGIGLGGGGSGAGAGSGSGSGGSSSSSSSSSSSSSSSSGGRGGSEAGSSAGSFAGSRAGSGSGRNGGGK from the coding sequence atggccTCTTTCAAGTGTTTGTGGTTCATAGCTTTAGTAGCATCAAGCTGCTTGTTCATGTCTTCAGAGAGTCGAATAGTGGCAAGAAAGGAGTTAGGGTTAGACCTTGGTGGGTTGGGAAACTTGGGGATTGGAATTGGAGCTGGGATAGGGATTGGGCTAGGTGGTGGAGGCAGTGGTGCTGGAGCGGGTTCGGGCTCTGGATCCGGTGGCTCGAGCTCTTCTTCGAGTTCtagctcctcttcttcttcatctagCTCGGGTGGACGTGGCGGGTCAGAAGCGGGTTCTTCTGCTGGGTCTTTTGCCGGGTCCAGGGCCGGGTCGGGATCTGGTAGAAATGGGGGTGGAAAGTGA
- the LOC133039120 gene encoding uncharacterized protein LOC133039120 — MAGVEAIGISKPRTDPDDVDRGLRGKGTMVTVSKLELDQAQLVVMNNNAEVQPYITDHMELLQSMVPRNQKNKQKWVADQHRQTFIGWLRNTIISKLNEPNHGVSDVLSRIALGPTFAVAKHEAYIVRGKRFHTKSRDDAREVQNSGIRIVAETMNFASAKDRNPVLGTMTYYGVIEEIWELNYFAFRIPLFKCSWVDNNVGVKTDELGFTLVDLSKRGSKNDPFIMASQAAQVFYISDPANDKWSIVLSTPERRFLETEEDEENADLCYDDFIVGQPIHEQLMGIDRNIEEDNAEYIRNDINEGIWGKRVALEVNDKGQYYGKSYAKLVSTLGVRCRQTIGFAYKNRKEVNQTLKNKVWKDIQTGFIVPDTFKHDCLILAGKLMKDFKNRMTKDIIMPALKENDLGRLAQVPEKHPEIDAADWCKFVESRLTPEFLELSKVQRERSSKIQSRHRSGRSGMVNVREAVKKDLEVADPPRHRVWIKSRTKSRKLVTDYDKEIAEKIVSIY, encoded by the exons ATGGCTGGAGTTGAGGCAATAGGAATTAGCAAACCAAGAACTGACCCAGATGATGTTGATAGAGGATTAAGGGGCAAAGGGACAATGGTGACAGTGTCCAAGCTTGAACTAGATCAAGCTCAATTAGTCGTGATGAACAATAACGCAGAGGTTCAACCATATATAAC TGACCATATGGAGctgttacaatcaatggttccaagaaatcaaaaaaataaacaaaaatgggttgcagaccaacatcgtcaaactttcattgggtggttaaggaataccattatatcaaagttgaacgaaccgaatcatggagtatctgatgtgttgagtcgtattgcccttggaccaacttttgcggttgcaaagcatgaagcgtacattgtaaggggtaaacgttttcatacaaagtcaagagatgatgctcgagaggttcaaaatagtggtatacgtatcgtcgcagaaactatgaactttgcaagtgcaaaagatagaaaccctgttttaggtactatgacgtattacggggtcattgaagaaatatgggagctcaattattttgcgttccgaattccactttttaagtgttcttgggttgacaacaacgttggagtaaaaactgacgagcttggttttactttggttgatttaagtaagagaggaagcaagaatgatccattcatcatggctagccaagcagctcaagttttttacatttctgatccggctaatgataaatggtctattgttttatcgacaccagagaggaggttcttagagactgaagaggatgaggagaATGCTGACTTATGTTACGATGACTTCATTGTTGGACAACCAATTCATGAGCAACTTATGGGAATTGATCGTAACATTGAAGAAGACAACGCTGAATACATTAGAAACGATATCAATGAGGGAATATGG ggcaaaagagtggccctcgaagTTAATGATAAAGGTCAATACTATGGAAAAAGCTATgcgaagctcgtatccactctaGGAGTCAGATGTCGGCAGACAATAGGGTTTGCTTATAAAAACCGGAAAGAAGTCAACCagactctgaaaaataaagtttggaaagacattcag acggggttcattgtgccggacaccttcaaacatgattgtctcatcctagctgggaagttaatgaaagacttcaagaataggatgacaaaagacatcataatgcccgcgttgaaagagaatgatctgggacgactggcacaagtccctgaaaagcacccggagatcgacgctgctgattggtgcaaatttgttgaaagtcgactaactcctgaatttctg gaattgagtaaggtgcaacgtgaacgttcctcaaaaattcaatccagacatcgaagtggtcggagtggaatggtgaacgtacgggaagctgtg aaaaaggacctcgaagttgcagatcctccccgccaccgtgtttggattaaatctcgcaccaagagtagaaaacttgtcactgattacgacaaggaaattgccgagaagatagtaagtatatattaa